Part of the Bacillus cereus group sp. RP43 genome is shown below.
TTAGGGTGCTTCGGCAACTGATCCCACTTTTCAACTCGTTCACGGACCATTTGTCTTGAATACGACCCTTTAGGACGATCTCCTTCTAACCCATCGAAAATAGTTCGTGGCTGGAATCCAATAACGAGAGAATTTCCTAAATGCCTAGTCTTTCGCTGTTTATAAGCCGGTGCATTTCCAAACGCAAATATCGGTTCACCACCAAATGAAAATTCCCATAAATAATGATCTGGATCTGTTGGAATTTGTTGCGGCCATGTTTGATCATCGTTTTCATGTAAATATTGTAGTACTTTCCAAAAATAATCTCGATAATATTCGATTGATTTTTCTTCACATTCCGGTTCCACAAAAAGAAAAAATCCTCTTCTTACAACCGGCCGCTCTCTCATTAACTCTAAAAAAGATAACATTGTATTGGGTAAATGCCCCCAATCATTATGAGAGAGAAATGAATAACGAAGTTCATTCTTTTTCAAAGCTGTTAAACCGAAATAACACGGAAAAGTTGGTTCTAACACGACACTCGAAAAATTTTGAAATTCTTTTGCAACCCAATTCGGTATGTCGGCTCTATTTTTCATCCCTTCATTATCTAATAAATAAGACTCATCCATTCTTTCACCTCATCATGTACAGCATTCACTTAAGAATATTACATACTCGGCTTGTCCTATACCTTTTTAAAAATTCGAGGAAAAATTATTTAAAAATACAAAATTTTAAAAGCGCTTACTTGACTAAATTCTACCAATTCGTGTATATTTAAATTAATCATTTGGCAGAATATTCGAGAATATAGCATTTTTTATTTATATTATTTTAATGAATTTCACTAAATGAAAAAAGGAATCGTTTTTAGGAGGAATTGTGACATGCAAGGAAAAGTAAAATGGTTTAACAATGAAAAAGGTTTTGGATTTATCGAAATGGAAGGCTCTGAAGATGTATTCGTACATTTCTCTGCTATTCAAGGCGACGGCTACAAAGCTTTAGAGGAAGGCCAAGAAGTATCTTTCGACATTACTGAAGGAAACCGTGGACCTCAAGCTGCTAACGTAGCAAAACTTTAATCCCACATATGACAGGAGGTTACCTTACTTGGTAACCTCCTTTGTTATTCCTTTGTATATTTCCGTTTTACAGAGCAAAAACTATGTGAAATGCGCAAAATACAAAGGAGGCAATAACAATGGGGTCACATGTAAATGATTTTGAAGAAGTAAAATTCCGTGTAGAAACTGCACAAAAAATGGTAGGTTCTGCAACAATTTCAATGGATCCAGATACATTAGAGCATGCCACTACTGCAGTAGAAGCGGCTCGTTCTCAGCTAGAAATCATGAAATCCGTTGCGACGGATTTAGATGAGCCATTTCTAATGAATGAAGAAAAAAAATTAAGCAAATGCGAGCATCAATTACACGAAGCGAAGCATTAAAAAACATCCAGAGAAAATTCTCTGGATGTTTTTTCATGACAATTGCTCCCCATACTTTTTCAATTTCTCTCCAACCGTACATTGCCGTATACAAAAAGAATGGGCATAGTATTTACTATGATTTTTCCGATTATGTTCCTGCAGGAAACACCCTTCGCAATACGTCTCTAATAAGTCATTTACCTCTGTAATGAGTTGCTTTTTATTCACCTTTGCACCTCTCTATTCGGTTATTTCTTTATGACTGTCAATTACCGTCCCCTCTAATGCTTGCGTTGCTAATTGATGCGCCTCTTTATTTTGTTTTCTAGATATCGGTTCACAAACAAGCTTTAATTTCATTTGCTTCGCTTTTTGTTCAATTTGATCTAAGTAATGATTTAAATGTTCATCATAGCAAGGCCATTCACCAGCTAATTGCTGCAGTACAACTTGAGAATCCCCCCGAAGTGTAACCGGTTCATATTTAATTCCTAATTCCTCGAGTGTATTCATCCCGTATAATAATGCTGCATACTCCGCTTCGTTATTATCATATATGCCTTCTATGTATGCATTGCGACGAATTCGGTAATTTGTATTTCCTTTTTTATAGTATACACATATACCAACCCCAGCTTCTTTCGTCTGTACATCATAACCACCATCAAAATAAACTTGAATTTCTTGAGGATCTTCCTCCACTTGCTTACTCAGTTTTTTCATTTCTTTTAATGACCATTCCGCGTCCATTTCATCGAAAAATAAAAGTTCTTTCACCCTACCTGTTTTCTCAAAATCCTCCGCAAATTGAAGCACTTCTTCTATGTTCATATAATCTGTTGTTAATTCAGTTTGTAAACCACGCTTCGTTTTATACAACCAATGTATTTTATATTTCATACTAGATTCCCCTTTTATAAGACTTCTTATATTTATTTTATTATATTTTATCAAGAGTCCCAGTATTATATACAATTTAATCACAGACAAAAAGAGCCATCCTAAGTAAGGAACGGCTCTTTCAACTATTACATAAATCTTTCAAATTGTACTCGCTTATTAATCCAGTACATTACAGGCATACCAATCGCCATTACAACAAATTCACCGACTGCACATGTTAACCAAGTCAACATAAATGGTAAATCAAATGCAAGATGAAGTTCAATTGCTATCATAAACATTGTAATTGTAAAGATAACTGTATTAAAAATCATACGAGCCCAAACACCTTTAATAAAGCGCATAGAAATAATAGTTGCAAGTAGTGCAAGAATTGATTGCCCTACTCCAAATACTAAATCATAAGCGATCATAGGTGAGAAAAAGAGATTCGTTAAAAATACACCTAGTACAATCCCGTAAATTGCTTTCTTATTGAAGACAACGAGATGATTAAACATCTCTGAAATACGAAACTGTATATTCGTAAAGCCAAATGGCTGAATAAGCATAGAAACAGCAATATATAATGCCGCTAAAATACCATTACCGACTAATGTTCTTATATTCATGACAAAATCTCCTTAGTTTTTTTACGTGGGATGGTTTCGAACCACGTTATTCGTTTTTAAGCAACAAGATTATATTTTACGCAATAGATACCCTTTCGTCAATAGATTCCTATCATTTACTACCTTTTTTCTTTTGGACAACGTATAATAAAACATATGAAAGATTTAGGAGGTTTCACTTCATGACAGCAACAATTCAAAATGAAAAAGTAATCGTTTCCATCTCTGACAAAGGTGCAGAATTACAAAGCGTTCGCTTAAAAGAAGACAACACAGAATATTTATGGCAAGGTGATTCTACTTATTGGGGACGTCGTGCACCAATCTTGTTTCCAATCGTCGGTCGATTAGTAGAAAATACATACTACGTAGACGGTAAACCTTATTCATTAACACAGCATGGTTTTGCCCGTGATCTTTCGTTCTCTGTTAAAGAACAAAGTGAAACAAAAATCACTTATATCGTTACTAGTAATGAAGAGACGTTACAAAAATATCCATATGCATTTGAATTACTCGTTTCTTATGAAGTAGACGAACAAAATATACATGTTACATATGAAGTAAACAATCCTTCTTCAAAAGAGATGTTCTTTTCAATCGGAGCACACCCTGGATTCAACTGTCCTTTATTAGAAGGTGAATCATTTGCAGATTATCATCTATCATTTAACGGGGCTGAACGTTTAGAAACTAGCATATTAGAAGGTCCTTTTCTTTCAAATGAAAAACAACTAATCGCTGAAAATATGAAAGAATTGCCACTTACATATGATTTGTTCAAAAATGACGCGCTTATTTTTGAACATATGAATACGAATGAAATTTCTATTCGTTCACATAAACATAATAAATTTGTAAAAGTAGCATTTGACGGATTCCCATTTGTCGGCGTATGGACACCAGGGGATAACGCACCTTTCTTATGTATTGAACCTTGGTACGGAATCGCTGATGAAATAAATCCAGCAAAAGATTTCAAGGAAAAAAAAGGAATTCGATCTTTACAAGCGAATGAAACATTTACATGTCGTTATAGCATTACAATTGGATAAGTACTCTATCCCCTACTTCTAAAAAAAAATTTTCAAGTAGGGGATAACCTTATAACTGGAGGTTTCTCATTTTGATTGAAGTATATATCGATGGTGCATCAAAAGGAAATCCTGGACCTTCTGGTGCCGGGGTTTTTATTAAAGGGGTACAGCCACCTGTACAATTGTCATTACCACTTGGGACAATGTCCAACCATGAAGCTGAATACCACGCTTTACTAGCAGCATTAAAATATTGCACGGAGCATAATTATAGCATTGTATCTTTTCGTACAGATTCCCAACTTGTTGAGCGGGCTGTTGAAAAAGAATACGCAAAAAATAAAATGTTTGCACCACTTCTAGAAGAAGCACTGCAGTACATAAAAAGTTTCGATCTCTTTTTTATTAAGTGGATTCCAAGTAGTCAAAATAAAGTAGCGGATGAATTAGCTAGAAAAGCTATCTTACAAAATTAACGGGGGTATGAGTGTGAAAAAAGAGTGGATTGCTCCTCTCGCTTTATTGTTTGTCTCTTTTATTTGGGGAGCTACGTTTGTTGTTGTTCAAAATGCTATGTCTTTTGTCGGGCCATTTACGTTTAATGGCATTCGTTTTTTATTCGCCGGAATTATTTTATTATTCGTTCAAATGATTTTCTCACAAAAAACTTCAAAACAGAATATAAAACAGAGTAGTCTCGCTGGATTGATTGTTGGATTCTTTTTATGTGTTGGCTATGTATTACAAACATTCGGTTTACTTTATACAACCTCTTCAAAAGCTGGTTTCTTAACAGGACTTAGTATCGTTATGGTACCCATTTTGTCTTTTATCTTTTTAAAACAAAAAGCTACCATTTTTATCGTAATGGGCATTGCTGTGGCAACAGCAGGTTTATACTTATTAACGGCTGGTGATTCTTTTCAATTAAACATTGGAGATATACTCGTTCTCGGTTGCGCTGTCGCTTTCGCTGCCCATATTCTTGTTAACGGTTTCTTTTCTAAGAAAATATCACCTTTATTACTAAGCACCTCTCAAGTATTAGCTGTCGGTATATTTTCTTCTATTTGCGCTTTTTTGTTTGAAGATTGGGAAAAATTATTTTCAGTGTCACTATGGACGAATCAGTCCTTTTTATTCGCTCTCTTTCTAACTTCCCTGTTTGCGACATCAATTGCTTTTTTCATTCAAACATCTGCACAAAAACACACTTCTCCAACAAGAGTAGCAATTATTTTCGCAATGGAGCCCGTTTTTGCTGCATTAACAGGCGTTCTAGTTGCAAACGAACAACTTTCTATT
Proteins encoded:
- a CDS encoding YqcI/YcgG family protein, producing MDESYLLDNEGMKNRADIPNWVAKEFQNFSSVVLEPTFPCYFGLTALKKNELRYSFLSHNDWGHLPNTMLSFLELMRERPVVRRGFFLFVEPECEEKSIEYYRDYFWKVLQYLHENDDQTWPQQIPTDPDHYLWEFSFGGEPIFAFGNAPAYKQRKTRHLGNSLVIGFQPRTIFDGLEGDRPKGSYSRQMVRERVEKWDQLPKHPNISHYGDPNHREWKQYFIGDDIEPIKAKCPFHHRVEK
- the cspB gene encoding cold shock-like protein CspB, translating into MQGKVKWFNNEKGFGFIEMEGSEDVFVHFSAIQGDGYKALEEGQEVSFDITEGNRGPQAANVAKL
- a CDS encoding DUF2564 family protein translates to MGSHVNDFEEVKFRVETAQKMVGSATISMDPDTLEHATTAVEAARSQLEIMKSVATDLDEPFLMNEEKKLSKCEHQLHEAKH
- a CDS encoding zinc-finger domain-containing protein; protein product: MNKKQLITEVNDLLETYCEGCFLQEHNRKNHSKYYAHSFCIRQCTVGEKLKKYGEQLS
- a CDS encoding ribonuclease H family protein; protein product: MKYKIHWLYKTKRGLQTELTTDYMNIEEVLQFAEDFEKTGRVKELLFFDEMDAEWSLKEMKKLSKQVEEDPQEIQVYFDGGYDVQTKEAGVGICVYYKKGNTNYRIRRNAYIEGIYDNNEAEYAALLYGMNTLEELGIKYEPVTLRGDSQVVLQQLAGEWPCYDEHLNHYLDQIEQKAKQMKLKLVCEPISRKQNKEAHQLATQALEGTVIDSHKEITE
- a CDS encoding QueT transporter family protein, which translates into the protein MNIRTLVGNGILAALYIAVSMLIQPFGFTNIQFRISEMFNHLVVFNKKAIYGIVLGVFLTNLFFSPMIAYDLVFGVGQSILALLATIISMRFIKGVWARMIFNTVIFTITMFMIAIELHLAFDLPFMLTWLTCAVGEFVVMAIGMPVMYWINKRVQFERFM
- a CDS encoding aldose 1-epimerase family protein, which encodes MTATIQNEKVIVSISDKGAELQSVRLKEDNTEYLWQGDSTYWGRRAPILFPIVGRLVENTYYVDGKPYSLTQHGFARDLSFSVKEQSETKITYIVTSNEETLQKYPYAFELLVSYEVDEQNIHVTYEVNNPSSKEMFFSIGAHPGFNCPLLEGESFADYHLSFNGAERLETSILEGPFLSNEKQLIAENMKELPLTYDLFKNDALIFEHMNTNEISIRSHKHNKFVKVAFDGFPFVGVWTPGDNAPFLCIEPWYGIADEINPAKDFKEKKGIRSLQANETFTCRYSITIG
- a CDS encoding reverse transcriptase-like protein; this encodes MIEVYIDGASKGNPGPSGAGVFIKGVQPPVQLSLPLGTMSNHEAEYHALLAALKYCTEHNYSIVSFRTDSQLVERAVEKEYAKNKMFAPLLEEALQYIKSFDLFFIKWIPSSQNKVADELARKAILQN
- a CDS encoding DMT family transporter, whose translation is MKKEWIAPLALLFVSFIWGATFVVVQNAMSFVGPFTFNGIRFLFAGIILLFVQMIFSQKTSKQNIKQSSLAGLIVGFFLCVGYVLQTFGLLYTTSSKAGFLTGLSIVMVPILSFIFLKQKATIFIVMGIAVATAGLYLLTAGDSFQLNIGDILVLGCAVAFAAHILVNGFFSKKISPLLLSTSQVLAVGIFSSICAFLFEDWEKLFSVSLWTNQSFLFALFLTSLFATSIAFFIQTSAQKHTSPTRVAIIFAMEPVFAALTGVLVANEQLSISAIIGCLCIFLGMVFVELPSKTKKEARAA